One window of the Cryptomeria japonica chromosome 7, Sugi_1.0, whole genome shotgun sequence genome contains the following:
- the LOC131054474 gene encoding uncharacterized protein LOC131054474 — protein MIPTDQRTFIEALEKVGNKDNKSNLPEFTSKMNPEEVVEWLEAPESHFECNEVVENQKIGEYRDKVLCDVPEMDSCHFLLGRPWKYDVNSQHDGKKNIYIVTKDGVSYTRTPLPDDNKDKRLVASVMLVNEKDLMKTLKEENAPCFAIVVKPKGVMKEKPTNKVKERSVGPKEVHEFLSKYQGIVAGRTLDTLPPHKDVSHCIDLIPGSTLPNKVVYKMTPEQNEEVVRHV, from the exons ATGATACCTACAGACCAAAGAACATTCATTGAAGCCCTTGAAAAGGTAGGGAATAAGGATAATAAGTCCAACTTGCCTGAGTTCACTAGTAAAATGAACCCTGAAGAGGTTGTGGAATGGTTAGAAGCCCCAGAGAGCCATTTTGAATGCAATGAGGTTGTAGAAAACCAGAAG attggggAATACAGAGATAAAGTATTGTGTGATGTACCAGAGATGGATTCTTGCCATTTTCTCTTAGGGAGACCTTGGAAATATGATGTAAATTCCCAACATGATGGCAAAAAGAACATCTACATTGTGACTAAGGATGGTGTGAGCTACACCAGGACTCCACTCCCTGATGACAACAAAGACAAACGTTTGGTAGCTAGTGTCatgttagtgaatgagaaggatCTTATGAAGACCCTCAAGGAGGAGAATGCCCCATGCTTTGCAATAGTAGTGAAGCCTAAAGGAGTGATGAAGGAGAAGCCAACAAACAAGGTAAAGGAAAGGAGTGTAGGTCCCAAGGAAGTACATGAATTTTTGAGCAAGTACCAGGGTATAGTTGCAGGAAGAACACTAGATACATTGCCACCTCATAAGGATGTTAGCCATTGTATTGACCTCATTCCTGGGTCCACATTGCCCAATAAGGTTGTCTACAAGATGACCCCAGAGCAGAATGAGGAGGTTGTAAGACATGTCTAA